One window of the Dreissena polymorpha isolate Duluth1 chromosome 5, UMN_Dpol_1.0, whole genome shotgun sequence genome contains the following:
- the LOC127881321 gene encoding uncharacterized protein LOC127881321 isoform X2, translated as MSIWRGVLHHITNKHEWILSQGTGINGCLLDPLDENEVREKPWLSTSDHARVLQDLSAVILDKRFLSKVSYYLNYRTTADIEVFHQLILMYCAKRFAYTPPVYRIRNLLAAIDHNYHSNRPLKTNKDREIRYHRCYNKKSKRWSVFPEKVAKTYGYVPEIAEMLYKKRIKDKVGMGKKMVLEEGDPRRLAKHLAPESPPSTSAIVQAKQTRFKRK; from the exons AGCATATGGCGCGGAGTTTTACATCACATCACAAACAAGCACGAATGGATCCTGTCTCAAGGAACTGGAATAAATGGGTGTCTTCTTGATCCTTTAGATGAAAACGAAGTGCGTGAAAAACCCTGGCTTTCAACTTCAGACCATGCAAGAGTTTTACAAGACCTGAGTGCTGTGATCCTGGACAAGAGATTCTTAAGCAAAGTGTCATATTACCTGAATTACAG AACCACTGCTGACATAGAAGTGTTCCACCAGTTAATTTTGATGTACTGTGCAAAGAGGTTTGCATATACACCGCCTGTGTACAGAATCCGCAACCTATTGGCAGCTATCGACCACAACTACCACAGCAATAGACCTCTGAAAACCAACAAAGATAGAGAAATAAG GTATCACAGATGCTACAACAAAAAAAGCAAGCGCTGGTCAGTCTTTCCAGAGAAAGTAGCCAAGACCTATGGCTACGTTCCAGAGATTGCAGAAATGCTGTACAAAAAACGGATTAAGGATAAAGTAGGAATGGGCAAAAAAATGGTCTTGGAAGAAGGTGATCCAAGAAGACTGGCAAAACACTTGGCCCCAGAATCCCCTCCATCTACCTCAGCAATTGTTCAGGCCAAACAGACCAGGTTCAAGAGAAAATGA
- the LOC127881321 gene encoding uncharacterized protein LOC127881321 isoform X1, which yields MYIFLKKSIWRGVLHHITNKHEWILSQGTGINGCLLDPLDENEVREKPWLSTSDHARVLQDLSAVILDKRFLSKVSYYLNYRTTADIEVFHQLILMYCAKRFAYTPPVYRIRNLLAAIDHNYHSNRPLKTNKDREIRYHRCYNKKSKRWSVFPEKVAKTYGYVPEIAEMLYKKRIKDKVGMGKKMVLEEGDPRRLAKHLAPESPPSTSAIVQAKQTRFKRK from the exons ATGTATATATTTCTGAAGAAG AGCATATGGCGCGGAGTTTTACATCACATCACAAACAAGCACGAATGGATCCTGTCTCAAGGAACTGGAATAAATGGGTGTCTTCTTGATCCTTTAGATGAAAACGAAGTGCGTGAAAAACCCTGGCTTTCAACTTCAGACCATGCAAGAGTTTTACAAGACCTGAGTGCTGTGATCCTGGACAAGAGATTCTTAAGCAAAGTGTCATATTACCTGAATTACAG AACCACTGCTGACATAGAAGTGTTCCACCAGTTAATTTTGATGTACTGTGCAAAGAGGTTTGCATATACACCGCCTGTGTACAGAATCCGCAACCTATTGGCAGCTATCGACCACAACTACCACAGCAATAGACCTCTGAAAACCAACAAAGATAGAGAAATAAG GTATCACAGATGCTACAACAAAAAAAGCAAGCGCTGGTCAGTCTTTCCAGAGAAAGTAGCCAAGACCTATGGCTACGTTCCAGAGATTGCAGAAATGCTGTACAAAAAACGGATTAAGGATAAAGTAGGAATGGGCAAAAAAATGGTCTTGGAAGAAGGTGATCCAAGAAGACTGGCAAAACACTTGGCCCCAGAATCCCCTCCATCTACCTCAGCAATTGTTCAGGCCAAACAGACCAGGTTCAAGAGAAAATGA
- the LOC127881326 gene encoding uncharacterized protein LOC127881326, producing the protein MRITVSGKEVKRVFDIIEAERYDVVYLPGYLLRDVCSRPDLSDKLIFVKSFVLSGERISRSAETELQNIAPTASLHSYYGTTETGGTASYTMTDPSQWEDGIIGSPFRGVEMKLVDDNWCEVPKG; encoded by the exons ATGCGAATAACGGTGTCAGGAAAAGAAGTCAAACGTGTCTTCGATATCATAGAAGCGGAACGATACGATGTTGTATACCTGCCGGGATACTTACTGAGGGATGTATGCAGTCGTCCTGATTTGTCAGATAAATTAATATTCGTGAAAAGCTTTGTGTTGTCAGGCGAACGTATTTCTCGTTCAGCGGAGACCGAGTTGCAAAATATCGCTCCTACAGCTTCACTCCACTCCTACTATGGAACCACAGAGACGGGCGGCACTGCTTCGTATACAATGACGGATCCCTCACAGTGGGAAGATGGCATTATTG GTTCGCCGTTCCGGGGTGTTGAGATGAAACTAGTGGATGACAATTGGTGTGAAGTACCAAAAGGTTAA